TCCAAGAAAATGACTTATCCCCTGAGCTACATACATAAATAATTTACTGTTAGCACTGAATGGCGGCTCCAAAAGCTTTTGGCTTTCCATAAAATCTACTCCCGCCACCACCACAGCAATACCTGTCCCAATTAATTGACTGAAAAGATTCCAAGCCAAAAACAGCAGTACAAGGTAAAAAATGGAGGTCCAGGGATTTTTATGGAGAATTTGTGGGTTGTTATGCTTTAAAGAATTCATATAGTGCGTAAATTTACACCAAAATTAAGATTATCAAATTGGTAAAGATAGGAAACATATCATTAAGCGAATTTCCATTGCTTTTGGCACCGATGGAAGATGTAAGCGATCCGCCATTCAGAGCAGTATGCAAGGACAATGGCGCTGATCTGATGTACACAGAATTTATTTCATCTGAAGGATTGATACGGGATGCCATTAAAAGCAGACAAAAACTCGATATTTTCGATTACGAAAAACCTATAGGTATTCAAATATTCGGTGGAGATGAAGAAGCTATGTCTATGGCTACCAGCATAGTAAATGCAACTCAACCTGATTTAGTCGATATTAATTTTGGTTGCCCAGTTAAAAAAGTGGTGACTAAAGGCGCGGGAGCTGGCGTTTTGAAAGATGTAGACTTGATGGTGCGACTGACTGAATCAGTGGTTAAAGCTACGGATTTGCCAGTTACTGTTAAAACCCGACTAGGCTGGGATGAGTCCTCCAAAAACATCGAAGAAGTAGCCGAAAGATTGCAAGATGTAGGAATAAAAGCATTATCCATCCATGGAAGGACTCGCCAGCAAATGTACAAAGGGGAAGCAGACTGGACACTAATCTCCAATGTCAAAAACAACCCAAGAATCAACATACCAATTTTTGGTAACGGTGATATAGATTCACCACAAAAAGCCTTGGAATACAAAAACAGATATGGAGTGGATGGTATTATGATTGGACGTGCTGCCATAGGCTACCCATGGATTTTCAACGAAATCAAACACTTCCTAAAGACAGGAGAAATTTTACCTGTTCCCAATTTGGAAGATCGTGTAGAAACAGCCAAAAAGCATCTTAAATTCTCAGTAGAATGGAAAGGTGAAAAAGTTGGGATTTATGAAATGCGAAGACATTATACCAACTACTTTAAAGGAATTCCACATTTTAAACCGTATAGAACGCGATTAGTGGAAGGTGAGAATTACGAATCAGTTTTAGAAACCCTGGATGAAGTAAATAATGTTTTTGCCGATCAAATGATGGAAAGAATATGAGCGAAAAAGAGTCTGCTAGCCCTGTACTAGTTTATGGATTATTAATTCTACTAGCGCTCATTTGGGGAAGTTCTTTTATTCTAATCAAAAAAGGTCTTTTGGTGTTTTCTGCAGGGGAAGTGGGAGCAATTCGAATATTTTCTGCCGCCTTAGTGCTATTGCCTTTGTCCCTACCGAAACTTAAATCCTTAAATAAAAGACAATGGAAATGGTTGTTTATTTCCGGTATGGTGGGAAGTTTTGGCCCAGCATTTCTTTTTGCCTATGCTCAAACACAATTAGAAAGTGGAATTACAGGAGTTCTGAATGCCTTAACTCCAATTTTTGCGCTTTTAGTTGGGGTGATTTTCTTTAAAGGCAGTTTAAAATTACGCGATAGCTTGGGTATTGCAATGGGCTTTGGCGGAACCATAGTTTTGATAGTTGCTGGTTCAGGTGGTGAACTGGG
This is a stretch of genomic DNA from Marivirga harenae. It encodes these proteins:
- the dusB gene encoding tRNA dihydrouridine synthase DusB, encoding MVKIGNISLSEFPLLLAPMEDVSDPPFRAVCKDNGADLMYTEFISSEGLIRDAIKSRQKLDIFDYEKPIGIQIFGGDEEAMSMATSIVNATQPDLVDINFGCPVKKVVTKGAGAGVLKDVDLMVRLTESVVKATDLPVTVKTRLGWDESSKNIEEVAERLQDVGIKALSIHGRTRQQMYKGEADWTLISNVKNNPRINIPIFGNGDIDSPQKALEYKNRYGVDGIMIGRAAIGYPWIFNEIKHFLKTGEILPVPNLEDRVETAKKHLKFSVEWKGEKVGIYEMRRHYTNYFKGIPHFKPYRTRLVEGENYESVLETLDEVNNVFADQMMERI
- a CDS encoding DMT family transporter, which produces MSEKESASPVLVYGLLILLALIWGSSFILIKKGLLVFSAGEVGAIRIFSAALVLLPLSLPKLKSLNKRQWKWLFISGMVGSFGPAFLFAYAQTQLESGITGVLNALTPIFALLVGVIFFKGSLKLRDSLGIAMGFGGTIVLIVAGSGGELGNFNFYAIFVILATLCYGFNLNIIKTQFSVLTPRMITSISLVLIAPLAGGYLFGSSDFVSKMQYEDGAWRALLYITILGVIGTAFALILFNRLVKLTSPVFTSFVTYLIPVVAIIWGLLDGEILVFGHYIGIVLIILGVAFANRPKK